GTATGGCATTTACATAAGCCATTATCTTTACAGACAGAAGAAAAACAGATAGTGATATAAATAAGAAGAATATCATTTTCACTATAAACTTGATTGAGCTAAGCATATTTTAACCCATCGCCGTAAATTCCTCAATACCAATATTGTTTACGGCTGGTCATTTAATTGTTTCAACCATGAATTGCGATAATGTTAACCGCATTCAGGAATATACCATCCTGCCCACCCATCACTTGTAGGATAGATCGCATGTCCTCCATGCCACTCTGAAGCTACTACATCGGCAAACTGAGCTTGCCAAAAATACCATGCCGAGCTTCTTATTTTATTTCCGCTTGCATCATACACTATGAAAAAAGCTTCATTAGAATATAACCGCAACACTCTTCCAATTCCACCATACGGACTATAATAAGGAACATAAGTAACGAGCTTGCACTGTTTATTATAATTCCATATAGAATCACGTGTTGTGGCATTTCGATAAGCCATTATCTTGACTGCCATACACAAGGTAAAACAAAAGAGAATCAGCAGCAACATAATAATGCCTGTTTTTTTTATAAACCTATACATTTATATTTTCCTTTTTCCATTGAAAATACTCCTCCATATCTATTTTATTCAAATGAATGACAATGTTTGCAGGGATTTTCCTCACTGTGGAGTATACAAAAAAATCTCCAGTTTTATTGTCGCTTTTGTATTTCTCTCTGTATTTGATAAAGGATAAGTTTGTAACCCTAAAGTATCTACAGCCATCCTCATCGATGAATTCTTTTTTCATAATTTCGCTAATTACCCCGGGTTTGATGACTCCACACTCTCCCCAATAACCTAAAGGTTGATCATCACTATCATTCATAAACTCGTAAGTGTCCCTGACGTACAGTCCAAGCTCTCTAATCTCCAGTCTCATAAACCCACTTTGATCTCTTGTTACATTTAAATTTGTAAATGCGACTTTGATTATAAAAGAACCTAAAGCACCATACACATCATCCAGACTATCAGTTACCTTCTCCCACAATGTACTACTGATTTTTATAAAGTTAAACTGACTTGTCTTATCCAATTCGATTGCTGACATATTATCATAATTTACATAACAGCTTTTTAGTTCATTGTTAACCAAAAAGCCAGCCATTTCCAGCCTGTACAAAATATAGCAAAGTCCTTTCGAAAGCTGATTTAAAATTTGTTTTTTCGCCCCAGAAAATCATCATATTCAATGATATTTGAAACTTTCATTACAAAGTTATCATAGATTGGTTTGATTCGCGAGGATGAAGTTAATAACCATTCAAAATCTAAATCGTCGAGAATGTGCTGTTTTTCTATTGTGCTGATATCAATTTTGTTTAGTTTCTCTTTTTGAGTCATTTCATAAAATGGATCATTAAACCACTTTCTCATAAACCGGGCTGCCATCTCCCAGCCCTTTTTCTGGTGATGTATTCAATGTGTTTATTTCGTCTCAAACATAATATTCGCGCTCAATAAAAGTACCAATGATCCTGTCATGCATTTCAAAAGATTTTGAGTACCCCAGAGTCTTACGATTCAGTCGCTTTAATCGGTTACGCAAATTCAGGTTTTCCCGTTCAATCCGCTGTGTATAAAGCTTACCCCTGATATGTTTTTCATCCGGCAGCAGATCATAAGCACTGAAGTTATCTGTACACCAGAAGGCAACATTAAAACCTGACAATAATTTCAGTAACCTGCGCAGTGTCTTTTTGCTTCTGCGTCCAAAAGTATGAGCAATAATTCGTGTGAGGCGAGGCTCCCATGCATACCACAGCCAGCGTTGCTGCTTTTTATTGCCGACAAAAGACCACATCTCATCCACTTCACAGATAAGCTGGATTTGCTGATTATCCAGCGGAAACGTGGTTACACATCGTGGGGCGAGTTTTTAAAGTGCGGACAACGGCATTAATGCTGATATGCAGAGTCCTTGCGGTATCGCGGATACCGGCATTATTCATGGCAAGGTCAACAATTTGTTCTTTCATGCCGGGCTGGCAGGCACGGTAAGCGTAATCGACCTGGAAAGTACGGCAGCATGACTGACAGCGATAGCGCTGAAATCCAGCTTTGCCCAGACCATGCTTTTTAACGGGTTCAGTTTGTTGACAAAACGGGCATGTTACATCAATTTTAGCCATCTGGCGCACCTGTTAAAAAGAGTGATTATACAACATGATAAACACGTTGAATACATGACCCATTTTCTTTCTCCCATTCAGGCAACATTTTTTCTGGTCGTTTCAATAACGGACTGAATCCAGTCCTCGACTTCACTCTCAACAAAGGCGACAGCACGGAGTCCAATCTTCACTGGCTGAGGAAAACGCCCTTCACTGATGAGACGATAGATCCACGCTTTACCGTAGCCTGTACGCTTAAGAACTTCTGGTAGACGGATGAGACGGGTTGGTTCATTTTTCATTTTGTTTTCCCCTTGTCGTTGCGATGGGGCTACTATACAAATCTTCGGGAAAAGAAAGGAGTGAAGCTCCTGAGACGGAGGTTATCGAAGTTGGTGCTGTCCAGATTCGGGGAATTTCACGTTACCTGAACTTCCCCTGTTTTTTACAGTGACAGCAAAGTTAAGCTAACTGTGAGCTGGTGACCACGGAGCACAATTGGCGCACGTCCCTATGAACGTCTCCTGTGTGCCTGGAACGGACATAGAAAACACGATGTTAAAAGATTAGGCGCATCTATCCGATCGTATTCATTGGACGTAATGATCGTACTAAGCCGATCTCAAAGGAAAGCATTAATCAGGTAATTGGGCTATTAGGATAAAAAGGAAGGCTGACGGGGCATGGTTTTCGTCACACAATGAGTACCATTCTGCACGTAGAAGGATACAACTCTGCATGGATCGAAACACTGCTTGCACATGTGGATAAGAACGCTATTCACGGGGCTTACAATCATGCACAATATTTGGAAGGGAGACAACAGATGATGCAGTGGTATAGTGATTACATAGATAGCTTGTCTAGAAATAAACTTCCGCAATTTTTTCTTCAAAAAGGCTGTATGAACAATAAATCTTGTTGGTGCATACAAAGGTTTATTGTCGATAGCAAGAGGAGCGTCACAATCATGAATGTACAGGAAACCAAATTTTCATCTAAAGAATTTCTAAGGCGCCGTCGCCCTGAAAAATTTTCTGATTCAACAATCAGAGAGACTGGTACTTTAGATAGAGTTGTACTGGAACACTTCCTCTCTACACTAAATACAAGAAATCAAGAATTACAATTCGAAGATTTTGCAAAAAAAATATGTGAAAAAATAATTTGCCCTAATCTCCTTGAACAGACTGGTCCTGTAGCAGGGGGGGATGGTAAAACTGACACACAAACATTCCCTGTTTCGGAACAGAATAAGCTTCTTTGGTTCGAAGGTGTTAATGAAGCATCAAATAAAGAACGTTGGGCCTTTGCGGTAAGTACACGTAAAGACTGGAAGAAAAAATGTCATGAAGATGTACTTAAGATAAAAGAAACAGAGCGTGGGTATACTAAAGTATTTTGCGTAACGAATCAATCTGCAAAGTCCAATATTCGTTCAGAGGTTGAGGATACACTAAAAACAAAAACTGGAATAGATGTCCGTATATTAGATATTAATTGGCTATTAGATCAAATTTACAAAAACCATTTTGAGCAATTGGTCATTGATTCATTGTCAGTTCCAACACAATATAAAAGAGAAGTTATTTTTGGAGAAAATGATTATAAGAAACATAAAAAATATGAAGAATTAACCGAGTATATTAGAGAGAAAATAAACCCTGCTGAAATTTCATATGAACAAGTGGATGTTTTTTTAGAAATTGCAGAGTTAAGCGCTGAACTTGAGAAACCACTAATTGAAACACAAGGTCTATTTGAAAGAGCTATAAAAATCTCAAAAAAATTCGGGACTAATCAACAATTGCTAGATGCGTATTATCAATACGCCTGGAAGTCCCATTTTTGGATGGAAGATTTTAATCTCTTCGAAGAAAATCTTCAATTAGCGTATGAAAGTATAGCATCATCAACTAATTCCTCAAAATGGGAAAAAGTTTTAAATTTAGTTACCGTTCATAAAAGTTATATTAGACTTAACAACGCAACATCTACAATCGACATTGAGAATATTGAACGTAACATGCTCGCCAAACTAGATGAGATAGCTGTCGATGATTCACGTCCCAGTAATGCGCTAACAGCGAGAACTCACAAAGCCATTTATAAATTGACAACGTTTTCAGATGTAGAAGATGCTTCGGTTGTATTTGAAGAGTTACATGAAATTTTTAAAAATAGTGGGAATTTAATAGGCTATCCCTTTGAGAAAAACTTCCAACTTTTGAACGAACTAGATGACATTTTTTTCGATGTAGATGCATATGAAAATTTATTAGACTATATGACTGAGCAATCTGCTGTTAGAGGTGGTGAAGTTAAAGGGGCATTATTAAATCTACGAAGAGGTATAAAGAGGCTTCAAAATGGTCACCCTTATCAGGCAATCAAGTATTTAGGAAAATCTTTTATTCCACTCTATAAAGAGGAATCACGAGATAAATTTATATTAGCATTAAAAGCTATTGCTTATGCTTACGAATCCATTGGATTGCTATGGAGTTCACGTTCATGCTTGCTTCTATCCGCTTCTTTGATTACAGATAACTTCTGGAAGTATGATGAGATATCATTAAAGCAGGCTGAGATTTATTATAGTTTATGCCTAACAGAAATAAAACTAGGGAAATTAGCACATGCCCTTTTATGGTATGAACTGTTTTTAATAATTAACGAGAATATCAGTGATAGCTCGTTCGGCGATAAAGAAAATCAGCAAGTCGATTTTTACATAAGTCAACTCATTTTGAACACTGACCTAAAGGGAATAAATCGACAGAGTAATATCCCCGATGAACTCGATAGATTAGGCCTTTTTGTATCATCGGGATGTCTTAAATATGCTTTAGGTTATATTGAAGATTTTGAACGTGAGTACGAAGTTACTGCCGATAAAGATCATAATGATTTCTTGCAAAAAATACGTGACTTTGATGCAGGATTTAATAGTAAGGGCATAAAAGATAACCATGACAAACGAGGAGTACATACATCTTTTATTTTTGGATGCACCATAGAAATTAACTTTCCGAATCGGTCACCATTTATAGAATTTTCAACTAATGTCTTATCACTTTTAGAGGGTGCTTTTGCAACCTGTACGATTGACAACATCCATCTTAAAGAAGCATTTTTAATTATTGAAGTAATAGCAGATGACGATGATGACTTATCCTTATCACATGAAATAAATAGCAATAGTGGAAAACTAAATCTTACAATAAATTGCGCTGGTTTTGATGCAAGTGATTTTAGAATCGAGGCTCAACAAAAAATCACTAATGAATTCAAGAAATTAGTATTTGATCTTATCCCTGAATTATTTTTTATAAAAAATACGGAATACATTGAAAAAATGATCTTCGAAGATGCTGCATTCGACAGAGCAATTAGTTTTGGTGCCTGTATCAAATCTATTGAAAATGTTCTTGGAAATGATATTGATCAACAAATTAAGAAAATTTATTCCACCAGTGCTGAAAAGAAAACTTATCCTCTTTTAAGAGATAAATCCTGGGATAGTGAATTTCCGAAAGTGTTGGAGATCGAGGATATAAAAGCTCCAACACCTGGTAAAGGAAGAATGCCTGAAGAGGAACTTAATTCCGAAAATATAACACATAAAGATTATTCCATACAAAGTCTAATCAAGCCTCGTCTATGGGATAGAACACGCTGGCAAGGAGTAGGCTTCGCTCAATTTAAATCGTGTTATCCAGGGTTATATCTATTATTTAAACACCCCGATATAGGCAAGGACATTTTCAAAGATCTTATATCATCAGTAGGCTTGGTAGATAGTAAAGCCAGATTACGGGTTTGTATTGTCAAGGGTATTTCAGTTAAAAACCCAACTCATTATAGAGTACTAATATCTGAAAATATGATGACAACGCCGTTAACTAAAAGAATGACAATGATCAGTAGAATTAATACGATGACTCCTGATAGCGATGTCAATTTAGAAAGGTTTCTTGCTGCATATCAGGCTTGTGGAAAATTCTATCTTGGATGTGATGCGATGTTAAAAAATATTGTTCCTGAGCATCCACAAAGAGATAGTTTAGGGATAGAAATGAGTACGTTAGATGTTAGATGGGCTTGGGAAATTGGGTTAAATGATGTTGATTGCATTGGGGTTAATTTAAAAGAAGATGACCCCTATATTCCTAGTGATGTAGCTGAGATCCCATTATTGCAATTGATAAACAGTAAATAAAATGTTTGCCAAGAATACCGCCTCTTAAGGGGGCGGGTTCTAAACAAATCTTTAGCCTCTTCACTAATGCTATTAGTGTTATTGCTTTCACAATAAATTAGGCTTTGTTGAATAAATAGATATTATGCTGCGTGCCTACAAAAACATCGGTCTTCCTCAACGTAAAATCAGAAGGTTAAGGTCAGGGTCGGAAGCTTCTCGCAGTAGAGACCAGCATTTATGACCAAAACAGGTGTGATAAAACAGCATGGTTCACTATTATTCAACAAAGCCAATAAATTACTGACCTACTCCCCATTGCTTAACACGCATCGAAGTAAGTATGCATTCCGAACTTTCGCTCCTCGCTCACAGCTGACCTTTAGAGTCGCCACTTCCGTCAGTTCTGTGCCAGAAGCGGATAAAGCTGACATCACTATGTATCAATCAACGCGGAGCAAGCCAGTCAGTTAGCTAATGATGGGTGTGTTGTCACCTGCTACCATCGCCATCGGAGATTCTTGAGTGTACGCACTCTAAGTTACAGTTGCCTCAATTCGTTAACTTCGTAAGGCCTCTATTTGCCCAACGCTCTCGTCATGAATACCTGCGTTTTAGTCGAGAGTTTAGCCTGTCTATCTCATCCATAACTTTGCTGTACTCTTTGGCTAATTTTGATGGCAATTCAATACGTCCATGCTGGTTCGCTAGGTCGCCAGTATTTAAGATTTCAAATCGTTTTCTGGCAAGGTACAACCACCTGATCACGTCGGGATCATCAACCAGAGCTTGACGGATATTATCGACCTGCTTACCTGTGTACATTCGTGTGTTATCAGGGAGAAACAGAATGCTGTCCATCCTATAAGGGTATGGGGTGATATCTAGGCTGTGTCCCTTAACCTAACAAGCGCCTTAAAAACAACCTGATTGCCCCCAGTTTTAGGGTGTGTCCCGTAACTATTTTTTGTACAATCTGGTATCTGTCTCACTACAGGAAGTCCTTTAGATATGGCTCGCTACGATTTCCCGGATGAGGCGTGGGCACTGATTTCTCCCATGCTACCACCTGAAAAAGCCTCTTCCAGAGGGGGACGCCCTTATTTTTCTCACAGACACGTCATGAATGGCATATTCTGGATCCTTTGTTCCGGTGCCCCATGGCGGGATTTACCTGAACGTTACGGCTGCTGGAAAACGATATATAACCG
The sequence above is drawn from the Enterobacteriaceae bacterium ESL0689 genome and encodes:
- a CDS encoding AlpA family transcriptional regulator gives rise to the protein MKNEPTRLIRLPEVLKRTGYGKAWIYRLISEGRFPQPVKIGLRAVAFVESEVEDWIQSVIETTRKNVA
- a CDS encoding DUF6402 family protein; the protein is MAGFLVNNELKSCYVNYDNMSAIELDKTSQFNFIKISSTLWEKVTDSLDDVYGALGSFIIKVAFTNLNVTRDQSGFMRLEIRELGLYVRDTYEFMNDSDDQPLGYWGECGVIKPGVISEIMKKEFIDEDGCRYFRVTNLSFIKYREKYKSDNKTGDFFVYSTVRKIPANIVIHLNKIDMEEYFQWKKENINV
- a CDS encoding IS1 family transposase (programmed frameshift); translation: MAKIDVTCPFCQQTEPVKKHGLGKAGFQRYRCQSCCRTFQVDYAYRACQPGMKEQIVDLAMNNAGIRDTARTLHISINAVVRTLKKLAPRCVTTFPLDNQQIQLICEVDEMWSFVGNKKQQRWLWYAWEPRLTRIIAHTFGRRSKKTLRRLLKLLSGFNVAFWCTDNFSAYDLLPDEKHIRGKLYTQRIERENLNLRNRLKRLNRKTLGYSKSFEMHDRIIGTFIEREYYV